One Penicillium oxalicum strain HP7-1 chromosome III, whole genome shotgun sequence genomic region harbors:
- a CDS encoding CDP-diacylglycerol--inositol 3-phosphatidyltransferase, translated as MSARTRRQKAALNVPTDDSEDLSTHNGHLETSSSPSKTTKRAASKKRSRSAAREEEENDENIFLFAPNLIGYFRVVLAFASLYYMPLHPRTCSLLYSVSCLLDALDGYAARYFNQSTTFGAVLDMVTDRCTTSCLLVFLSSAWPRWAIVFQGLICLDLASHYMHMYATLSMGGSGQSHKKVDSSRSWILYQYYHSRVVLFICCALNELCFIGLYLLSFSSPILSPSLLQPVGDVQASSAQPGNPAHPVPTSLFASPWSAGALEMARANKIDSFWPWVITGISAPVMLFKQFVNIVQMVNASKWLAEGDRLNRRASRNK; from the exons ATGAGTGCCCGGACGCGCCGCCAAAAAGCTGCACTGAACGTCCCCACCGACGACAGTGAAGACCTCTCCACCCACAATGGCCACCTCGAGACTTCCTCGTCCCCTTCCAAGACCACTAAACGTGCGGcctcgaagaagagatcGCGATCCGCcgcgagagaagaagaagaaaacgaTGAAaacatcttcctcttcgcgCCGAACCTTATAG GATATTTCCGTGTCGTCCTCGCCTTTGCATCCCTCTACTATATgcctcttcaccctcgaACCTGTTCTCTTCTGTACAGTGTTTCATGTTTGTTGGACGCACTGGACGGATATGCGGCGCGTTATTTCAATCAATCCACCACCTTCGGGGCAGTGCTGGACATGGTAACGGATCGGTGCACCACTTCTTGCTTGCTGGTCTTTCTGAGCTCCGCCTGGCCGCGATGGGCCATTGTCTTCCAGGGTCTGATCTGCCTGGACTTGGCCAGTCATTACATGCACATGTACGCAACCCTGAGCATGGGGGGCTCTGGTCAGAGCCACAAGAAAGTCGACTCCAGCCGGAGCTGGATCCTGTATCAGTACTACCACAGTCGG GTCGTCTTGTTCATCTGCTGTGCCCTGAACGAATTGTGCTTCATTGGCCTCTACTtgctctccttctcatccccAATTTTGTCGCCCTCGCTGCTCCAGCCGGTCGGTGATGTTCAGGCGTCATCCGCGCAACCCGGAAACCCTGCTCACCCTGTCCCCACAAGTCTTTTCGCGAGCCCCTGGAGTGCCGGTGCTCTTGAAATGGCTCGCGCCAACAAGATCGATAGCTTCTGGCCTTGGGTTATCACCGGCATTTCCGCTCCCGTCATGCTGTTTAAGCAATTTGTCAACATTGTCCAAATGGTCAATGCCAGCAAATGGCTGGCCGAAGGTGATCGCCTCAATCGGCGTGCCAGCCGCAACAAATAA